The following proteins are encoded in a genomic region of Methylobacterium tardum:
- a CDS encoding DUF3606 domain-containing protein has protein sequence MPTELHDKAHIDVFDRAAREHWALRFGVTEEHLRKAVRMVGSRVTSVAAYLGQAAH, from the coding sequence ATGCCGACCGAGCTGCACGATAAGGCCCATATCGACGTGTTCGACCGCGCCGCTCGCGAGCATTGGGCGCTTCGCTTCGGAGTGACCGAGGAGCATCTGCGCAAGGCTGTGCGGATGGTCGGATCACGCGTTACCAGCGTCGCCGCCTACCTCGGTCAGGCGGCCCACTGA
- a CDS encoding PAS domain-containing protein, whose translation MTVLELIRALAHDAPVGVVVTDAAVELPGPTIIYANPAFALLVGRDLDDIVGRSPRFMQGKETRRAALDTFRRALVSGERFHGYLTNYRGDGTKYRAEIDCRPLRNAEGRIEHFVSFEREVLRRIGRPARNAGGRYDPATASNDLLTGALCNLALFEHV comes from the coding sequence ATGACCGTCCTCGAACTCATTCGCGCCCTGGCTCACGATGCTCCTGTCGGCGTCGTTGTCACCGATGCGGCGGTCGAGCTGCCCGGACCGACAATCATCTACGCCAACCCCGCTTTCGCGCTTCTCGTTGGGCGTGACCTGGATGACATCGTCGGGCGAAGCCCCCGCTTCATGCAGGGCAAAGAAACACGTCGGGCCGCGTTGGATACCTTCCGGCGCGCCCTCGTGTCCGGTGAGCGCTTCCACGGTTATCTAACGAACTACCGCGGTGACGGGACCAAATACCGGGCCGAGATCGATTGCCGGCCGCTGCGAAATGCAGAGGGGCGGATTGAGCACTTTGTCTCGTTTGAGCGCGAGGTGCTGCGCCGGATCGGCCGCCCCGCGCGGAACGCAGGCGGGCGCTACGATCCCGCAACCGCAAGCAACGATCTGTTAACCGGCGCCCTATGCAACCTCGCTTTGTTCGAGCACGTATAA
- a CDS encoding methyl-accepting chemotaxis protein — translation MFGGTRGLADRAAKFDALGRSQAVIEFRPNGTILTANANFLTAMGYTLPEVQGQHHAMFVGPAHRDSAEYRAFWDDLRRGTFKSAEFKRIAKGGRTVWIQASYNPVLDRAGRVVKVVKFATDITARKLRALDSDGQIAALHRSQAVIAFDPTGTILDANQNFLDAVGYRLDEIRGRHHSLFADPIEQAGAAYREFWVRLARGTFAAGEFRRIAKGSREVWIQATYNPITDVDGTVLKVVKFAADITEQVHERQRRAEAQWAIGTDLDTIGRAVSDVTRQTGEAADTVNRVSSDIQAVASGTEELSASVGEISQQVSHAARMAGEAVEQARHTGSIAEGLSGQAAQIGDVVTMIQGIASQTNLLALNATIEAARAGAAGKGFAVVASEVKALAEQTAKATNQIRGQITATQAATREAVDAIGSIQGTIRSLDEVSATIAAVEEQSAVTREMSGSMHTAAHGAATIAGGMELIARASEQVDAATRQVREAARAVG, via the coding sequence ATGTTCGGTGGAACGCGCGGGCTGGCGGATCGCGCGGCCAAATTCGATGCCCTCGGCCGCTCGCAGGCTGTCATCGAGTTCCGGCCCAACGGCACCATCCTCACCGCCAATGCCAACTTCCTGACCGCGATGGGCTATACCCTGCCCGAGGTGCAGGGACAGCACCACGCGATGTTCGTCGGGCCTGCTCATCGCGACAGTGCAGAGTACCGGGCGTTCTGGGATGATCTGCGTCGGGGCACCTTCAAGTCCGCCGAGTTCAAGCGCATCGCCAAGGGCGGCCGTACCGTCTGGATCCAGGCAAGCTACAACCCTGTGCTCGACCGCGCTGGCCGCGTCGTAAAAGTCGTCAAATTCGCCACTGATATCACCGCGCGGAAGCTGCGTGCGTTGGACAGTGACGGCCAGATTGCGGCCCTGCACCGCTCGCAGGCCGTAATCGCCTTCGATCCGACCGGCACCATCCTCGATGCTAACCAGAACTTTCTCGACGCAGTCGGCTACCGCCTCGATGAGATCCGCGGTCGACATCACAGCCTGTTCGCCGATCCGATCGAGCAAGCTGGGGCAGCCTACCGCGAGTTCTGGGTAAGGCTCGCTCGGGGGACCTTCGCCGCGGGCGAGTTCCGCCGCATCGCCAAGGGCAGCCGGGAGGTCTGGATCCAGGCGACCTATAATCCGATCACTGACGTGGACGGGACGGTGCTCAAGGTTGTCAAGTTCGCCGCCGACATCACCGAGCAGGTGCACGAGCGTCAGCGCCGCGCCGAGGCGCAGTGGGCGATCGGAACGGATCTCGACACGATCGGTCGTGCGGTAAGTGACGTCACGCGGCAGACGGGCGAGGCTGCCGATACCGTCAACCGCGTCTCCAGCGACATTCAGGCCGTTGCCTCCGGGACCGAGGAATTGTCGGCCTCAGTCGGCGAGATCAGCCAGCAGGTCAGCCACGCTGCCCGGATGGCCGGCGAGGCGGTCGAGCAGGCTCGCCACACCGGCAGCATCGCCGAGGGCCTGAGCGGGCAGGCGGCGCAGATCGGCGACGTCGTGACGATGATCCAGGGGATCGCGTCGCAGACCAACCTTTTGGCCCTGAACGCGACCATAGAGGCTGCCCGCGCTGGAGCAGCGGGTAAGGGCTTCGCGGTCGTGGCGTCCGAGGTGAAGGCGCTGGCCGAGCAGACTGCCAAGGCGACCAATCAGATCCGCGGGCAGATCACGGCGACGCAGGCGGCAACCCGTGAGGCTGTTGATGCGATCGGCTCCATCCAGGGCACGATCCGGTCGCTCGATGAGGTCTCAGCGACTATCGCGGCGGTGGAGGAGCAGTCGGCTGTGACGCGGGAGATGTCAGGCAGCATGCACACGGCCGCACACGGGGCAGCGACGATCGCCGGCGGCATGGAGTTGATCGCGCGGGCGAGCGAGCAGGTCGACGCCGCGACGCGCCAGGTCCGTGAGGCTGCACGTGCGGTCGGCTGA
- a CDS encoding HD-GYP domain-containing protein — protein MSMLLLITDDVARGRRLSRDLGTRGSCHVHDLYDDRLPSAQHDLIISDIEALTSDAFICLRRALSQVRGDGVPYLFLVHGNVARAEAQAQILGASATAGIQQMIGAVDRLQERSISAIVQKQASKARLFFRQSLFSGGPITPAIADTGTDLVNRAVGESGIYDWVRAVQQFDDATHQHCLLVAGLTAAFSGMLGLRTADRHRLTRAALLHDVGKIQVPMEILNKPDRLTDAEMAVMRTHAEHGHTMLVSAGFDADLLAAVRSHHEMLDGSGYPDGLRGWEIPDFVRLVTVCDIYGALIERRPYREPMPGGKAYGIVQGMAGRVDGDLVRAFRPVAAAFGPFQ, from the coding sequence ATGAGCATGCTTCTGCTAATCACCGATGACGTCGCTCGGGGCAGACGTCTGTCACGCGATCTCGGCACGCGTGGATCCTGCCACGTACACGACCTCTACGATGACAGGCTGCCGTCCGCGCAGCACGACTTGATCATTAGCGACATCGAGGCGCTCACTTCGGACGCCTTCATTTGCCTGCGCCGCGCTCTGTCCCAAGTTCGTGGTGACGGCGTACCGTACCTCTTCCTCGTGCACGGCAACGTAGCCCGGGCTGAAGCGCAGGCTCAGATCCTCGGTGCGAGCGCGACGGCCGGGATACAGCAGATGATCGGAGCGGTGGATCGTCTGCAGGAACGATCGATCTCGGCTATCGTGCAAAAGCAGGCCAGCAAGGCCAGACTATTCTTCAGGCAGAGCCTCTTCTCAGGCGGCCCGATCACGCCTGCCATCGCCGACACCGGGACCGATTTGGTCAACCGCGCCGTTGGCGAGAGCGGCATCTACGACTGGGTCAGAGCGGTCCAGCAGTTCGACGATGCCACACACCAGCATTGCCTGCTCGTGGCCGGTCTTACAGCGGCCTTCTCGGGCATGCTCGGGCTGCGCACCGCCGATCGCCACCGGCTGACGCGGGCCGCCTTACTGCACGATGTCGGCAAGATCCAGGTGCCGATGGAGATCCTGAACAAGCCGGATCGGCTCACGGACGCGGAGATGGCGGTGATGCGCACGCACGCCGAGCATGGACACACGATGCTCGTGAGCGCGGGCTTTGACGCTGACCTGCTGGCGGCCGTCCGCTCACACCACGAGATGCTCGACGGCAGCGGCTATCCAGACGGGCTGAGGGGGTGGGAGATCCCGGACTTCGTGCGCCTGGTGACGGTCTGTGACATCTACGGCGCGCTGATCGAGCGCCGCCCGTATCGCGAACCGATGCCCGGCGGGAAGGCCTACGGGATCGTACAGGGCATGGCTGGTCGGGTGGACGGTGACTTGGTCCGCGCCTTCCGACCGGTTGCAGCGGCGTTCGGCCCTTTCCAGTGA
- a CDS encoding PAS domain-containing protein gives MIFVTGADGEVTYVSPEWCVFTGRDGAAATKHGWLDAVHPDDREIAVNFLRSAHVQQSEYSFRHRLRRADGSYAWVTGGAVPSFGPPGRTFLGYLGSLTEIRPSGSEPLTAYGTLARFVPTPMSPTTPPCSTLDLVVDHLLMAHGLIEQDSAKEMLPVLSQALMVAGRLLARNMTSGDPGDRLH, from the coding sequence ATGATTTTCGTCACGGGTGCAGATGGCGAGGTCACCTACGTCAGCCCTGAATGGTGCGTATTTACAGGAAGAGATGGGGCGGCGGCGACCAAGCATGGTTGGCTGGATGCCGTGCATCCAGACGATCGCGAGATAGCTGTCAATTTTCTGCGCAGTGCTCACGTCCAGCAGAGCGAGTACAGCTTTCGGCACCGTCTACGCCGCGCTGATGGGAGCTACGCTTGGGTCACCGGTGGTGCTGTGCCCTCATTCGGCCCTCCCGGACGGACCTTCCTTGGGTACCTTGGTTCGTTGACGGAAATCAGGCCAAGTGGCTCGGAGCCACTGACTGCCTACGGAACCTTGGCGCGCTTCGTCCCAACTCCTATGAGCCCGACGACGCCCCCATGCTCGACGCTCGACCTCGTTGTCGACCATTTGCTGATGGCACATGGGCTGATCGAGCAGGACAGCGCCAAGGAGATGCTGCCGGTACTAAGCCAGGCGCTGATGGTCGCGGGCAGGCTGTTGGCACGCAACATGACGTCAGGCGATCCGGGCGACCGTCTCCATTGA
- a CDS encoding glutathione S-transferase family protein: MKFYWGPHTCAIGIHILLEEIGKPYESVKMDVAGGATQQEPFKSVNPKGKVPTLVGDDGTVMTEYGAIATWLARTNPDRSLIPADPEAERRGIEVMDYSIGTLHLQGFGRIFKTANYEPQDILHQTLKLGQGSVKEQGREIIDQALAILDRQMADRAYVAGDAFTIGDTALFYAERWAPQQNIPLPPNLAAHFERMAARPAVARVRQIWGEV, encoded by the coding sequence ATGAAATTCTACTGGGGACCGCACACCTGTGCGATCGGCATCCACATCCTGCTGGAGGAGATCGGCAAGCCCTACGAGAGCGTGAAGATGGACGTAGCCGGAGGCGCTACGCAGCAGGAGCCGTTCAAGTCGGTCAATCCCAAAGGCAAGGTCCCAACCCTCGTGGGAGATGATGGGACGGTGATGACCGAGTACGGCGCTATCGCCACGTGGCTTGCCCGCACAAACCCGGACAGGAGTCTGATCCCAGCAGATCCTGAAGCCGAGCGGCGGGGCATTGAGGTGATGGATTACTCGATCGGCACCCTGCACCTGCAAGGCTTCGGCCGGATCTTCAAGACGGCGAACTACGAGCCGCAGGACATACTTCACCAGACGCTTAAGCTCGGCCAAGGCTCGGTGAAGGAGCAAGGCCGCGAGATCATCGATCAAGCGTTAGCCATCCTGGACCGTCAAATGGCGGACCGCGCCTACGTGGCGGGCGACGCATTCACGATCGGCGACACCGCACTGTTCTACGCCGAGCGCTGGGCGCCGCAGCAAAACATCCCGCTCCCTCCAAACCTCGCGGCACATTTCGAACGAATGGCTGCACGGCCCGCGGTGGCTCGGGTGCGCCAGATCTGGGGCGAGGTATGA
- a CDS encoding cupredoxin domain-containing protein, which yields MSICNLRRPLLRGTTIALVTALLALGPAQASLSSVVRIVLQKGRHYDPTDLFLRQGDTITLVNGDDNSVHHAFIEADRFAYDAGDQGPGEQATLTLKEPGDFIIRCGIHPKMKLTIHVQ from the coding sequence GTGTCCATTTGCAACCTGCGCCGCCCGCTACTCCGCGGCACTACCATCGCTCTCGTGACGGCGCTACTGGCGCTTGGGCCGGCCCAAGCCAGCCTGTCCAGCGTCGTGCGCATCGTGCTGCAGAAGGGGCGGCACTACGATCCCACCGACCTGTTCCTGCGCCAGGGTGACACCATCACCCTCGTCAACGGCGACGACAACTCCGTCCACCACGCCTTCATCGAGGCGGACCGGTTCGCGTACGACGCCGGCGATCAGGGGCCCGGCGAGCAAGCGACGCTGACACTCAAGGAGCCCGGCGATTTCATCATCCGGTGCGGTATCCACCCGAAGATGAAGCTCACGATCCACGTCCAGTGA
- a CDS encoding YihY/virulence factor BrkB family protein, whose protein sequence is MTSTPPDRAKPDPVEKGHSLAWTLALTTALLGIVALPRRTARTRPTAKKGSDGQAGAARQASPSHSGEEAHELARTQADRGRQASKPTEIPVKGWKDIALRTYRDVGENRIMLVSAGVTFFALLAIFPAIAALVSVYGLVADTSTINDQLASLQGILPQGALDIVSEQIKSLDQKGNATLGLSLIVGVALSVWSANGGMKHIFDALNLVYNEREKRNFFVLNLVSLAFTAGALLFLIMALVSVVVLPVVFEFIGMGKDAWWLALLRWPVLLLAVLGGLAVLYRYGPSRDAPRWRWVTGGSAVAAVLWLGGSLLFSWYVAHFGSYNKTYGSLGAAIGFMTWIWISTTIVLLGAQVNAEMEHQTAEDTTVGEPQPLGTRGAKMADNVGAAAE, encoded by the coding sequence ATGACCTCCACACCTCCAGATCGCGCGAAGCCGGATCCCGTCGAGAAGGGGCACTCCCTCGCTTGGACCCTAGCTCTGACCACTGCACTTCTCGGCATCGTAGCTTTGCCGCGGCGTACAGCACGCACGAGGCCTACCGCTAAGAAGGGGTCGGATGGTCAGGCCGGAGCGGCACGCCAAGCTTCGCCTTCTCACAGTGGCGAGGAGGCCCACGAGTTAGCTCGCACTCAGGCTGATCGAGGACGCCAAGCATCGAAGCCCACAGAGATCCCCGTCAAGGGCTGGAAGGACATCGCGCTACGCACCTACCGTGATGTGGGCGAGAACCGGATCATGCTGGTGTCGGCCGGCGTCACCTTCTTCGCTCTGCTGGCGATCTTCCCGGCGATCGCCGCCCTGGTGTCCGTCTACGGGCTTGTGGCTGACACCTCGACCATCAACGACCAGCTCGCCAGCCTGCAGGGCATCCTGCCTCAGGGAGCGCTCGACATCGTGAGCGAACAAATCAAATCGCTCGACCAGAAGGGCAACGCCACTTTGGGTTTAAGCCTGATCGTTGGTGTGGCCCTGTCGGTGTGGAGCGCCAACGGCGGGATGAAGCACATCTTCGACGCGCTCAACCTCGTCTACAACGAGCGCGAGAAGCGAAACTTCTTCGTGCTCAACCTCGTGTCGCTGGCGTTCACGGCCGGCGCGCTGCTGTTCCTGATCATGGCGCTCGTTTCAGTCGTGGTGCTGCCGGTCGTGTTCGAGTTCATCGGCATGGGAAAGGACGCGTGGTGGCTGGCCCTGCTGCGCTGGCCCGTTCTCCTGCTCGCCGTGCTCGGCGGCCTGGCGGTACTCTATCGCTACGGCCCGAGCCGGGACGCGCCACGCTGGCGCTGGGTCACGGGAGGCAGTGCCGTCGCGGCGGTGCTCTGGCTCGGGGGCTCGCTGCTGTTCTCGTGGTACGTCGCCCATTTCGGCAGCTACAACAAGACCTACGGCTCGCTCGGTGCCGCGATCGGGTTCATGACCTGGATCTGGATCTCTACGACGATCGTGCTGCTGGGTGCCCAGGTGAACGCCGAGATGGAGCATCAGACTGCCGAGGACACGACAGTGGGTGAGCCTCAGCCTCTCGGCACGCGGGGAGCGAAGATGGCCGATAACGTCGGTGCTGCGGCGGAATAA
- a CDS encoding RibD family protein, giving the protein MRPKIICHMVTSIDGKLHPSRFTVPAAGVDAARLRKHYDEVSARFGAQGWMCGRVTMQEISKGKARTVTGPGITSREPFVGDRRERDLAVAIDPHGKVHYGQDSLLGDHAVAVLSEAVSDAYLAELREDGVSYVFAGPDGRDLAKAMDALGETFGVETLLLEGGAAINGAFLKAGLIGDEISVLIHPAVDGLAGVQSIFEYPGEPDERPGAGQALRHMSTETLEGGMVWLRYQVEKAPA; this is encoded by the coding sequence ATGCGACCGAAGATCATCTGCCACATGGTGACGTCCATCGACGGCAAGCTGCATCCGAGCCGCTTCACCGTGCCGGCCGCCGGCGTCGATGCCGCACGGCTCCGCAAGCACTACGACGAGGTCTCGGCCCGGTTCGGCGCCCAGGGCTGGATGTGCGGGCGCGTGACCATGCAGGAAATCTCGAAGGGGAAGGCCCGGACGGTGACCGGACCCGGCATCACGTCGCGCGAGCCGTTCGTCGGCGACCGGCGGGAACGGGACCTCGCGGTCGCCATCGACCCGCACGGCAAGGTCCACTACGGGCAGGACAGCCTCCTCGGCGACCATGCCGTCGCGGTTCTGTCCGAGGCGGTGTCCGACGCGTACCTCGCCGAGCTGCGCGAGGACGGCGTGTCCTACGTGTTCGCGGGCCCGGACGGTCGCGACCTCGCGAAGGCCATGGACGCGCTGGGTGAGACTTTCGGCGTCGAGACCCTCCTGCTGGAGGGGGGCGCGGCCATCAACGGCGCCTTCCTGAAGGCGGGCCTCATCGGCGACGAGATCAGCGTGCTCATCCACCCGGCCGTCGACGGCCTCGCCGGCGTGCAGAGCATCTTCGAGTACCCGGGTGAGCCCGACGAGCGACCTGGGGCGGGGCAGGCTCTCCGGCACATGTCCACCGAGACGCTCGAAGGCGGGATGGTGTGGCTACGGTACCAGGTGGAGAAAGCGCCGGCCTAG
- a CDS encoding MFS transporter produces the protein MGQAPFARDAGTLPAKGWSAVFAMSLCAATLVASEFMPVSLLTPIATDLHLTEGQAGQAIAVSGLFAVLTSLFIAPATPRLDRRALLLGLTVLMLVSGLAVAFAPNAAVFLGGRALVGMVIGGFWSLSAATVMRLVPAEDVPRGLAILNGGNALATTVAAPLGSFVGQYIGWRGAFFCVVPIAAVTFAWLFLTLPAMPNRTRADAFATFKVLRRPRVPLGMLAAALFFLGQFALFTYLRPFLETVTRVDTSTLSALLLVLGVSGLVGTSVIGRILQTRLFGALVVMPLAMALLSVALIALGSSLPTVAVLLAFWGLIGTAAPVGWWTWVSKALPDDAEAGGGLMVAVVQLAITGGAALGGLLFDHAGYRATFTFSALVLVACSVAALLSARADRATGER, from the coding sequence GTGGGGCAGGCCCCCTTCGCGAGAGACGCGGGCACGCTGCCGGCGAAGGGCTGGAGCGCGGTGTTCGCCATGTCCTTGTGCGCCGCGACCCTCGTGGCGTCCGAGTTCATGCCGGTGAGCCTGCTCACGCCCATCGCCACCGACCTGCACCTCACCGAGGGTCAGGCGGGGCAAGCCATCGCGGTCTCCGGCCTGTTCGCCGTGCTGACCAGCCTGTTCATCGCGCCGGCGACCCCGCGGCTCGACCGGCGCGCGCTCCTTCTCGGGCTGACCGTGCTGATGCTGGTCTCCGGGCTCGCGGTCGCCTTCGCGCCCAACGCTGCGGTGTTCCTGGGCGGCCGGGCGCTGGTCGGGATGGTGATCGGCGGTTTCTGGTCGCTGTCGGCGGCGACGGTCATGCGTCTCGTGCCGGCCGAGGACGTGCCGCGCGGGCTGGCCATCCTCAACGGCGGCAACGCCCTGGCCACCACGGTCGCCGCGCCGCTCGGAAGCTTCGTCGGGCAGTACATCGGCTGGCGCGGAGCCTTCTTCTGCGTCGTGCCGATCGCGGCCGTGACGTTCGCCTGGCTGTTCCTCACCCTCCCGGCGATGCCGAACCGGACGCGGGCGGACGCCTTCGCCACGTTCAAGGTCCTGCGCCGGCCCCGGGTGCCGCTCGGCATGCTCGCGGCCGCGCTGTTCTTCCTCGGCCAGTTCGCCCTGTTCACCTACCTGCGGCCCTTCCTGGAGACCGTGACCCGGGTGGACACCTCGACGCTGTCGGCGCTGCTGCTGGTGCTCGGCGTCTCGGGCCTGGTGGGTACCTCCGTCATCGGCCGCATCCTGCAGACGCGTCTGTTCGGCGCGCTGGTCGTCATGCCGCTGGCGATGGCTCTCCTCTCGGTGGCCCTGATCGCGCTCGGGTCGTCGCTGCCCACGGTGGCCGTCCTTCTTGCGTTCTGGGGCCTGATCGGCACGGCGGCGCCGGTCGGCTGGTGGACCTGGGTCAGCAAGGCCCTGCCGGACGACGCGGAAGCCGGCGGCGGCCTGATGGTCGCGGTGGTCCAGCTCGCCATTACCGGCGGCGCGGCCCTCGGGGGGCTGCTGTTCGACCATGCCGGCTACCGGGCGACCTTCACGTTCAGCGCGCTCGTGCTCGTCGCGTGCTCCGTGGCGGCGCTCCTGTCCGCCCGCGCCGACCGTGCCACCGGCGAGCGCTGA
- a CDS encoding arabinose transporter: MPSALAPASPAAGSTVAAALTPLLGVVFVAFLVIGMALPVLPLHVHHGLGLGPFMVGLVTGCQFAASMVARFWSGGMSDAQGPKRAVTVGLAAASVAGGLYLASLAFVGSPWISACILLAGRAVLGGAESFIITGATTWGLARAGTSNAGKVIAWTGTAMFAAFAAGAPLGTALYASGGFAAVAGATVLAPLATLLLIMPVQGAAPANRAAPSFLSVLDRIWLPGVAAALSSIGFGALITFSALLFSAHDWQPVWLAFTAYAVALIAARLLFGHLPDRHGGARVALACVLIEAAGLVLMGTASSVSVAATGAALTGFGYALVFPGFGVEAVRRAPPESRGTAMGAYTACLDLALGIAGPALGLVAGHAGLGAVFLTSAIPVACAAGIALLLMRSQTVTNQP; the protein is encoded by the coding sequence ATGCCCAGCGCCCTCGCGCCCGCCTCACCGGCGGCCGGCTCGACCGTGGCGGCGGCCCTGACGCCGCTGCTCGGGGTCGTGTTCGTCGCGTTCCTGGTGATCGGCATGGCCCTGCCGGTTCTGCCCCTGCACGTCCATCACGGTCTCGGTCTGGGCCCGTTCATGGTCGGGCTGGTGACCGGCTGCCAGTTCGCCGCCTCCATGGTGGCGCGGTTCTGGTCGGGTGGCATGTCCGACGCCCAGGGGCCGAAGCGCGCCGTAACCGTGGGGCTGGCCGCGGCATCGGTGGCCGGTGGGCTGTACCTCGCCTCGCTCGCCTTCGTCGGGTCCCCTTGGATCTCGGCCTGCATCCTCCTGGCCGGGCGCGCCGTGCTCGGCGGGGCGGAGAGCTTCATCATCACCGGTGCGACCACCTGGGGTCTGGCGCGTGCCGGCACATCGAACGCCGGCAAGGTTATCGCCTGGACGGGAACGGCGATGTTCGCCGCCTTCGCCGCCGGTGCCCCGCTCGGCACGGCGCTCTACGCGAGCGGGGGCTTCGCCGCGGTCGCCGGTGCGACGGTCCTCGCGCCGCTCGCAACCCTGCTGCTGATCATGCCCGTCCAGGGCGCCGCGCCCGCGAACCGGGCGGCTCCCTCGTTCCTCTCCGTGTTGGACCGGATCTGGCTGCCGGGCGTCGCCGCCGCCCTCAGCAGCATCGGGTTCGGGGCCCTGATCACCTTCAGCGCCCTGCTGTTCTCCGCGCACGATTGGCAGCCGGTCTGGCTCGCGTTCACGGCCTACGCCGTGGCCCTCATCGCGGCCCGGCTCCTGTTCGGGCACCTGCCCGACCGGCACGGCGGCGCCAGGGTTGCCTTGGCCTGCGTGCTGATCGAGGCGGCTGGCCTGGTCCTGATGGGCACGGCCTCGTCGGTCAGCGTGGCCGCGACCGGCGCCGCCCTGACGGGGTTCGGCTACGCGCTCGTCTTCCCTGGCTTCGGGGTCGAGGCGGTGCGCCGGGCCCCGCCCGAGAGCCGCGGTACGGCCATGGGCGCCTACACCGCCTGCCTCGACCTCGCGCTCGGCATCGCCGGGCCGGCGCTCGGCCTCGTGGCGGGCCATGCCGGTCTCGGGGCGGTGTTCCTCACCAGCGCAATCCCCGTGGCATGCGCGGCCGGCATCGCGCTCCTTTTGATGCGGTCCCAGACCGTCACCAACCAACCCTGA
- a CDS encoding (R)-mandelonitrile lyase has protein sequence MQVFPNGSRPSVKGPEANFTGLVRVDPQFAAPDSRLSAGHVTFEPGARSAWHTHPAGQVLIVTSGTGWVQEWNGKKRLLKPGDVVWTPPGVKHWHGATATTGMSHEAIQESVDGRNVEWMEKVTDEQYASPVAPEAGKP, from the coding sequence ATGCAGGTGTTCCCCAACGGCTCGCGCCCGTCGGTGAAGGGGCCCGAGGCCAACTTCACCGGCTTGGTGCGGGTCGACCCGCAATTCGCCGCCCCGGACAGCCGTCTCTCGGCCGGCCACGTCACCTTCGAGCCCGGCGCCCGCTCGGCCTGGCACACGCATCCCGCTGGGCAGGTTCTGATCGTCACCTCCGGCACCGGCTGGGTGCAGGAGTGGAACGGCAAGAAGCGCCTGCTCAAGCCGGGCGACGTGGTCTGGACGCCCCCGGGCGTGAAGCACTGGCACGGCGCCACCGCGACCACCGGCATGAGCCACGAGGCCATCCAGGAGAGTGTCGACGGCAGGAACGTCGAGTGGATGGAGAAGGTCACCGATGAGCAGTACGCGTCCCCGGTGGCGCCGGAGGCGGGCAAGCCCTGA
- a CDS encoding tautomerase family protein translates to MPHVTVKLWPGKSDRQKHDLADAITKSVTSILGYGDEAVSVAMVEVAPSEWTDEVYGPDIAGQADKLLKKPGYGPLAGGR, encoded by the coding sequence ATGCCCCACGTCACCGTCAAGCTCTGGCCCGGCAAGTCTGACCGCCAGAAGCATGACCTCGCCGACGCCATCACGAAGTCGGTGACCTCGATCCTCGGCTACGGGGACGAAGCCGTCTCCGTCGCCATGGTTGAGGTCGCGCCGTCCGAATGGACCGACGAGGTCTACGGGCCCGACATCGCCGGGCAGGCGGACAAGCTCCTCAAGAAGCCCGGCTACGGGCCTCTCGCGGGAGGCCGGTGA
- a CDS encoding (R)-mandelonitrile lyase, with protein sequence MDIKRAGSQPSGKGPADWFTGTVRVDPLFSANEPARAGGALVTFEPGARTAWHTHPLGQTLIVTAGMGLVQREGGPIEEIRPGDVVWFPANEKHWHGASPTTAMSHIAIQEALNGSPVTWMEKVSDEQYRP encoded by the coding sequence ATGGACATCAAGCGCGCCGGCTCGCAGCCCTCCGGTAAAGGCCCCGCCGACTGGTTCACCGGCACCGTGCGGGTGGACCCGCTGTTCAGCGCCAATGAGCCCGCCCGCGCGGGCGGGGCGCTCGTCACCTTCGAGCCGGGCGCCCGCACCGCCTGGCACACGCACCCGCTCGGCCAGACGCTGATCGTCACCGCCGGTATGGGCCTGGTCCAGCGCGAGGGTGGTCCCATCGAGGAGATCCGCCCCGGCGACGTGGTCTGGTTCCCGGCGAACGAGAAACACTGGCACGGCGCCAGCCCGACCACCGCGATGAGCCACATCGCCATCCAGGAGGCGCTCAACGGCAGCCCGGTGACCTGGATGGAGAAGGTCAGCGACGAGCAGTACCGGCCGTAA